The following coding sequences are from one Nitrosopumilaceae archaeon window:
- a CDS encoding RNase H family protein has protein sequence MSLNIYVDGSGGLNSGFGFFVKETGESFYQKEPNITNNQAEYMAIIMVLKKFLDNSNEINIYSDSKNTVAQLNHEYAINNDQLRTLAMEAWNLIGKYTHLQIKWIPRNENLAGKMLGS, from the coding sequence ATGTCACTTAACATATACGTGGATGGTTCTGGTGGGCTAAATTCTGGTTTTGGATTCTTTGTAAAAGAGACGGGAGAATCGTTTTATCAAAAAGAACCAAACATAACAAATAATCAGGCAGAATATATGGCAATAATTATGGTTTTAAAAAAATTTCTAGATAATAGCAACGAGATAAATATTTACAGCGACTCAAAAAATACTGTGGCCCAACTAAATCACGAATACGCTATTAATAATGACCAACTCAGAACTTTAGCAATGGAAGCTTGGAACTTAATAGGCAAATACACACATCTTCAGATAAAATGGATTCCAAGAAACGAAAATCTTGCAGGAAAGATGCTTGGAAGCTGA
- a CDS encoding 4-hydroxybutyrate--CoA ligase, whose protein sequence is MTDSVFLSPKSIAIIGASDKEGSVGRAITSNILKGYTGKIFPISPTRETVFDKKAYKSVLDVPEEIDLAIVVTKNDVVPSVLEECGKKKLKGVIIITAGFKEVNEEGAALERRLGEIAKQYNLRIIGPNCLGVMNLAPQTMMNSTFLKVTPKSGEIALVSQSGAICAALVEDASAQGIGFSAVISMGNKVDLNEVDILKMLAKHEQTKVIVMYLEDLGNGQEFLKICKQITRLNSVKKPVLVLKSGRSPEGAKAAMSHTGALMGSDEIYDALLKQSGAIRVDTMEELFDYATAFSKQSLPTKGDLVIVSNAGGPAIISTDACSKLGIKMATIEDIRPKINAVIPPWGSSRNPVDIVGDADFNRFDNVLNEVLAHPNVGSVIAMCTPSATLDYNKLAEVIVRVSKKYNKTILASLMGLDEGIRNKEILAEGGVPHYRYAETAIRSLKAMLRFTEWSKTPEGKIHKFTVNKKKVEKVFEKVKEEGRKNLLEEEGQEVLRAYGFPIPKSILAKKDKDAIQAAKKIGYPIVMKIVSPQIIHKSDAGGVKIGLKNSQEVRTAFKEIIKNAKKYNKKAIIKGVLVQEMVKGGKETIIGSKLEPGFGPVVMFGMGGIYVEVLKDVTFKLAPITDSEADEMISSIKTNKLLQGVRGEKPSDTKKLSECLQRISQLVSDFKEIKELDMNPVLVFEKGKGCKVVDVRIGLV, encoded by the coding sequence ATGACTGATTCTGTTTTCCTTTCTCCAAAATCTATTGCAATAATAGGTGCATCTGATAAAGAAGGCAGTGTTGGTCGTGCTATTACATCTAACATATTGAAAGGTTATACTGGTAAAATTTTTCCTATCAGTCCAACAAGAGAGACAGTATTTGATAAAAAAGCATACAAAAGTGTTTTGGATGTTCCTGAAGAAATTGATCTTGCTATAGTTGTAACAAAAAATGATGTAGTGCCTTCAGTGCTTGAAGAATGCGGTAAAAAGAAGTTGAAGGGTGTTATCATAATCACTGCTGGCTTTAAAGAAGTAAATGAGGAAGGTGCTGCACTTGAAAGAAGATTAGGAGAAATTGCGAAACAATACAATTTGAGAATTATTGGTCCAAATTGCCTTGGAGTGATGAATCTTGCTCCTCAAACAATGATGAATTCTACTTTCCTTAAAGTTACTCCAAAATCAGGAGAAATCGCACTTGTCTCACAAAGCGGTGCAATATGCGCCGCATTAGTAGAGGATGCGAGTGCACAAGGAATTGGATTTTCTGCAGTAATTAGTATGGGAAACAAAGTAGATCTCAATGAAGTTGACATACTTAAGATGCTAGCCAAACATGAACAAACCAAAGTAATAGTAATGTATCTTGAAGACTTGGGAAATGGTCAAGAATTCTTGAAAATATGTAAACAGATAACACGTCTTAATTCTGTAAAAAAACCTGTACTTGTTTTAAAATCCGGTCGTAGTCCTGAAGGTGCAAAGGCCGCGATGTCACATACTGGTGCATTGATGGGCTCAGACGAAATTTATGATGCATTATTAAAACAATCAGGAGCCATAAGAGTGGACACAATGGAAGAATTATTTGATTATGCCACTGCATTTTCAAAGCAATCTCTCCCAACAAAAGGAGATTTAGTTATAGTTTCTAATGCTGGAGGACCTGCAATAATCTCTACAGATGCCTGTTCTAAGCTTGGAATAAAAATGGCAACCATTGAGGACATACGACCAAAAATAAATGCAGTTATTCCACCATGGGGTTCTTCTAGAAACCCAGTTGATATTGTAGGTGATGCAGATTTTAATAGATTTGATAATGTACTAAACGAAGTTCTTGCACACCCAAATGTGGGTTCAGTTATCGCAATGTGTACACCTTCTGCAACTTTGGACTACAACAAGCTTGCTGAAGTTATTGTTAGAGTTTCTAAAAAATACAACAAAACTATACTTGCAAGCCTGATGGGTTTGGATGAAGGAATAAGGAACAAAGAAATTCTTGCAGAAGGGGGGGTACCTCATTATAGATATGCAGAAACTGCAATAAGATCCCTAAAGGCAATGCTGAGGTTTACGGAATGGTCAAAAACACCCGAAGGAAAAATACACAAGTTTACCGTCAACAAAAAGAAGGTTGAAAAAGTATTTGAAAAAGTAAAAGAAGAAGGGAGGAAAAATCTTCTTGAAGAAGAAGGACAAGAGGTTTTACGCGCATATGGTTTTCCAATTCCTAAAAGCATCCTAGCTAAAAAAGACAAAGATGCAATACAAGCTGCAAAGAAAATTGGATATCCCATTGTAATGAAAATAGTATCTCCACAAATCATTCACAAGTCAGATGCGGGTGGAGTAAAGATAGGATTAAAAAATTCACAAGAAGTAAGAACCGCTTTCAAAGAAATAATTAAGAATGCAAAAAAATACAACAAAAAAGCTATCATCAAAGGTGTTTTGGTACAAGAAATGGTAAAAGGAGGAAAAGAAACAATCATTGGTTCAAAACTTGAACCAGGATTTGGACCGGTTGTAATGTTTGGTATGGGAGGAATCTATGTTGAAGTTCTAAAAGATGTTACATTCAAACTTGCTCCAATTACTGATTCAGAAGCAGATGAAATGATTTCCTCTATAAAAACAAACAAATTATTGCAAGGTGTTCGTGGTGAAAAACCGTCCGACACCAAAAAATTATCAGAATGTTTACAGAGAATATCGCAACTTGTTAGCGACTTTAAAGAAATAAAAGAACTTGATATGAATCCGGTTTTAGTTTTTGAAAAGGGGAAAGGTTGTAAGGTAGTAGATGTAAGAATTGGTCTTGTCTGA
- a CDS encoding radical SAM protein: protein MLDYVYPLYRPPSEAKSLIFQVTLGCSFNVCSYCNMYRTKEYVERSWDEIKTEIDLASKHMQDTNRIFLADGDALNLPTNRMIQILDYINQKFPKLERISCYAMPKNLLEKSFDDLKKIRNAGLTMFYIGIESGSDKILKKITKGATSQTIIKACQKAKDAGYAISCMIILGLGGKTYTKEHIDETAKVLSITAPDYVGALTLHLEEGIRDEFLTKFKEPFELIGDADALTELENLVSKMDPKSPVIFRANHGSNAYPIGGTFPDDKEAILEKISYLKEHPELCRPIGFRGF from the coding sequence ATGCTTGATTACGTTTATCCTTTGTACAGACCGCCATCGGAGGCAAAATCCCTCATATTTCAAGTAACTTTAGGGTGTTCATTTAACGTCTGTTCTTACTGTAACATGTATCGTACAAAAGAATATGTTGAAAGATCTTGGGATGAGATCAAAACAGAAATTGATTTAGCATCAAAACACATGCAAGATACAAATAGAATTTTTCTGGCAGATGGTGATGCATTAAATCTTCCAACAAATAGAATGATTCAGATACTTGATTACATAAATCAAAAGTTTCCAAAACTAGAACGCATATCTTGTTATGCAATGCCAAAGAATCTACTAGAAAAATCTTTTGATGATTTGAAAAAAATTCGCAATGCAGGGCTTACAATGTTCTATATTGGTATAGAAAGTGGTTCTGATAAAATTCTAAAAAAGATAACAAAGGGAGCCACATCTCAGACAATAATCAAGGCTTGCCAAAAAGCAAAGGATGCAGGATATGCAATCTCATGCATGATAATATTAGGCCTTGGTGGAAAGACTTACACAAAAGAACACATAGATGAAACGGCCAAAGTGCTCAGTATTACTGCACCAGACTATGTAGGAGCTCTTACATTACATCTTGAAGAGGGAATAAGGGATGAATTTTTGACTAAATTCAAAGAACCTTTTGAATTAATTGGTGATGCGGATGCATTAACCGAGCTTGAAAACCTTGTAAGTAAGATGGATCCCAAAAGTCCAGTAATTTTCAGAGCAAACCATGGTTCAAATGCATATCCTATTGGTGGTACTTTTCCTGATGACAAAGAAGCAATACTAGAAAAAATCTCATACCTTAAAGAACATCCAGAGCTTTGTAGACCAATAGGGTTTAGAGGGTTTTAG
- a CDS encoding winged helix-turn-helix domain-containing protein: MIGDPYAKRLLWFVFTGSRGGLNRIRLISVIRKTPLNANQLAKELGLDYKAIQHHVNVLEKNNLITRVGEKYGATFFISTFLEVNLETFDEIVTKLEQSKYAKRG; this comes from the coding sequence ATGATAGGTGATCCATATGCTAAACGTCTGTTGTGGTTTGTATTTACAGGCTCAAGAGGTGGTTTAAACAGAATTCGATTGATATCAGTTATTAGAAAGACACCACTTAATGCGAATCAGCTTGCCAAAGAACTAGGATTAGATTATAAAGCAATTCAGCATCATGTTAACGTTCTTGAGAAAAATAATCTCATAACTCGAGTTGGAGAAAAATATGGGGCGACTTTTTTTATTTCCACATTTTTAGAGGTTAATTTAGAAACATTTGATGAAATTGTAACTAAATTGGAACAAAGTAAATATGCTAAGAGAGGTTGA
- a CDS encoding zinc-binding dehydrogenase has protein sequence MKALVYEEYAPDDNYEQILKLKEISDPKPKSNEVVFKVKAAGLNYDDIWGMRGKPIQIPMPHISGTDAAGEVIAVGEDVTTIKVGDRIVSHGNISCRVCNACTDGREYDCRDRKVWGFQTGPLWGGYCEITHLPEVNVAKIPDNISYEEAAAASMVLTTSWHMLVGRAKIKPGQTILIMGGGSGMGTFGIQIAKLFDCDVITTASPDKLDRCLKIGADYAVDHRKEDWHKEVFTITKELGKKKNQSPGVDIIFEHIGGSHWNKELTLLKYGATLVTTGATTGYDVKSDLRHIFFKGTNILGSTQGTKTELEESIYWMSKGKIKSIIDSVYTFENAAEAHKKMLKGNIFGKILMKPD, from the coding sequence ATGAAGGCATTAGTATACGAAGAATATGCACCTGATGACAATTATGAACAAATTTTAAAATTAAAAGAAATTTCTGACCCTAAACCAAAATCAAATGAAGTTGTTTTCAAAGTAAAAGCAGCTGGTCTCAATTATGATGACATTTGGGGTATGAGAGGTAAACCAATCCAAATACCAATGCCGCACATTTCTGGTACAGATGCGGCAGGGGAAGTAATTGCAGTTGGTGAAGATGTAACAACTATCAAAGTAGGAGACAGAATAGTTTCACATGGAAATATTTCGTGCAGAGTTTGTAATGCATGCACTGATGGAAGAGAATATGATTGTCGGGATCGTAAAGTTTGGGGATTTCAGACAGGGCCGTTATGGGGAGGATATTGCGAAATAACTCATCTCCCAGAGGTGAATGTCGCAAAGATTCCAGACAACATTAGTTATGAAGAGGCTGCCGCTGCTTCCATGGTTCTTACGACTTCTTGGCACATGCTAGTTGGTAGGGCCAAAATCAAGCCAGGTCAAACTATTCTAATTATGGGAGGAGGTTCTGGGATGGGAACGTTTGGAATACAAATTGCAAAATTATTTGATTGTGATGTTATCACTACAGCTAGTCCAGATAAACTTGATAGATGTTTGAAGATTGGTGCAGATTATGCCGTGGATCATAGAAAAGAAGATTGGCACAAAGAGGTTTTTACTATCACAAAAGAACTTGGTAAAAAGAAGAATCAATCACCTGGAGTCGATATAATTTTTGAACATATTGGAGGTTCTCACTGGAATAAGGAATTAACTTTACTAAAGTATGGAGCTACACTTGTTACAACTGGTGCAACAACTGGATATGATGTCAAATCTGATCTAAGACACATCTTTTTCAAAGGAACAAACATTTTGGGTTCCACTCAAGGAACAAAAACAGAGCTAGAAGAATCCATATACTGGATGTCAAAAGGAAAAATCAAATCAATAATTGATTCTGTTTATACTTTTGAAAATGCTGCTGAAGCTCACAAAAAAATGCTTAAAGGAAATATCTTTGGCAAGATCCTAATGAAACCAGATTGA
- a CDS encoding signal peptidase I, which yields MKKHSGTKAIVKDVIIVAVGIAIIWIGLRVTFGTENPFYVVSSGSMIPNLNVFDVIVVQGNVPFDHIKVGDIIVFNRPSIHDRVIVHRVAEILQNDPLVIRTKGDANPGSIPGTDFPITKQDYIGKVEYVIPQIGYVTRILTPPINYIIIAVIIGIMLVKQFGKKDGSGTLSDKFSGDPRTPPSEDPKNPNSITSNKFDKISDDEYTNTSRENKDLKNN from the coding sequence TTGAAAAAGCATTCTGGAACTAAAGCAATTGTAAAGGATGTAATAATAGTTGCAGTAGGCATTGCAATCATATGGATTGGTTTACGCGTAACATTTGGAACAGAAAATCCATTTTATGTGGTTTCAAGTGGTAGCATGATACCCAATCTCAATGTTTTTGATGTCATTGTTGTACAGGGGAATGTCCCTTTCGATCATATCAAAGTAGGTGACATCATAGTTTTCAATAGACCAAGCATTCATGACAGGGTAATAGTGCATAGAGTGGCTGAGATTTTACAGAACGACCCCCTTGTCATTAGAACAAAGGGAGATGCAAATCCAGGCTCAATTCCAGGAACCGATTTCCCAATAACCAAACAAGATTACATAGGTAAGGTAGAATATGTAATACCACAGATAGGATATGTTACAAGAATACTTACTCCTCCCATAAATTACATCATAATTGCAGTAATTATTGGAATAATGCTTGTTAAACAATTTGGAAAAAAAGATGGATCAGGAACTCTTTCTGATAAATTTTCTGGAGATCCCAGAACTCCTCCCAGTGAAGATCCTAAAAATCCCAATTCTATAACTTCAAACAAATTTGATAAAATTTCTGATGACGAGTATACAAACACTAGTAGAGAAAATAAAGATTTAAAAAATAATTAA
- a CDS encoding 4-hydroxyphenylacetate 3-hydroxylase family protein, whose product MPIRTGAEYIDSLRGRNLKVYLFGELVKEPVDHPIIRPSINAVAETYDLAVREEELATTKSSITGQKINRFLHIVQSPEDLVNQNKMQRKLGQNTGTCFQRCVGMDALNSLYSVTYEIDEKYKTNYHKRLIDFIKIVQNENLVIGGAMTDPKGDRSKAPHEQEDPDMYLHVVEKNDKGVIVKGAKAHQTGCINSHWIIIMPTMRLQENDKDFAIVGAVKADDPGITYIYGRQSCDTRSMEEGDIDSGNAKFSGQEAMIIFDNVFIPWEHVFMNGEFEYASMLVERFTCYHRRSYVCKTGLGDVLIGAAAAIADYNGIPSVSHIKDKLVEMTHLNESIYAAGIASSYQAHRTKSGAWLNDDMLANVCKHNVTRFPYEIGRLAQDIAGGLMVTLPSEKDFRNPETGPILRKYLKGRKGVDVENRMRILRLIENMTMGRNAVGYLTESMHGAGSPQAQRINIARLMQLEYKKKLAKNLASVKDDVTDLTVEQADYFERVFKLSKAQN is encoded by the coding sequence ATGCCAATAAGGACTGGCGCTGAATATATTGACAGTTTGAGAGGAAGAAATCTCAAAGTCTACCTTTTCGGTGAACTAGTCAAAGAACCGGTAGATCATCCAATAATTAGGCCTTCTATTAATGCAGTTGCTGAAACTTATGATTTAGCAGTAAGAGAGGAAGAACTTGCTACTACCAAATCATCAATAACTGGACAAAAAATTAATAGATTTTTGCATATTGTTCAAAGTCCAGAGGATCTTGTCAATCAAAATAAGATGCAAAGGAAACTTGGACAAAATACTGGAACATGCTTCCAGAGATGTGTTGGTATGGATGCATTAAACTCACTTTACTCTGTTACTTACGAAATAGATGAAAAATATAAAACAAATTATCATAAACGATTAATTGATTTTATAAAAATAGTACAAAACGAAAATCTTGTGATCGGTGGTGCTATGACTGATCCAAAAGGAGATAGAAGTAAAGCTCCACATGAACAGGAAGATCCTGATATGTACTTACATGTAGTAGAAAAAAATGATAAAGGAGTTATAGTAAAAGGAGCAAAAGCCCACCAGACAGGTTGCATTAACTCTCACTGGATAATTATTATGCCAACGATGAGATTACAAGAAAATGATAAAGATTTTGCAATAGTAGGAGCTGTAAAAGCAGATGATCCAGGAATAACCTATATTTATGGCCGTCAGTCGTGCGACACAAGAAGCATGGAAGAAGGAGATATTGATTCTGGAAATGCAAAGTTTTCGGGGCAGGAAGCTATGATAATTTTTGATAATGTTTTCATTCCATGGGAACATGTTTTCATGAACGGTGAATTTGAATATGCTTCAATGCTTGTTGAAAGATTTACCTGTTATCATAGGAGAAGCTATGTTTGTAAAACGGGCCTTGGTGATGTATTAATTGGAGCTGCTGCAGCTATTGCTGACTATAACGGAATTCCAAGTGTATCCCACATAAAAGACAAGCTTGTAGAAATGACTCATCTAAATGAGAGCATATATGCTGCAGGAATTGCTTCCTCATACCAAGCTCATAGGACAAAATCTGGAGCATGGTTAAATGATGATATGCTTGCTAACGTGTGTAAACATAACGTTACAAGATTCCCATATGAAATAGGTAGACTAGCTCAGGATATTGCTGGTGGTCTTATGGTAACACTCCCGTCAGAAAAAGACTTTAGAAATCCTGAAACAGGACCAATACTTCGAAAATATCTGAAAGGAAGAAAAGGTGTAGATGTTGAAAATAGAATGAGAATTCTTAGATTAATAGAAAACATGACTATGGGAAGAAATGCTGTAGGGTACCTAACAGAATCAATGCATGGAGCAGGATCTCCACAAGCACAGAGAATTAACATTGCGCGTCTAATGCAACTTGAATATAAGAAAAAACTTGCAAAGAATCTTGCTAGTGTAAAAGATGATGTTACTGATCTTACTGTAGAACAAGCAGATTATTTTGAACGGGTGTTCAAATTAAGTAAAGCTCAAAACTAA
- a CDS encoding DEAD/DEAH box helicase, with product MKKFEELGIKKSILDGLKDMNFQEPFPIQAAAIPVLLSGQDVIGQAHTGTGKTAAFSLPILQNIVPKGGIQALILAPTRELAVQISGEINKFAKYTGIRNVTIYGGQSINVQFNDLDRGVEIVVATPGRLIDHLKRGSIELNDIKFVILDEADTMLDMGFIDDIKFILDLAPERKITALFSATMPAEILRLAEKYMKHPQQIFIDADDLSGEGIDQAFLIIKDREKTDYLMKFIKENKTGQTIVFCSTKDRTRRVSHELTKANFNVVTIQGDLSQFRRDKSMFMFKKGKADILVATDVAARGIDVPEVALVINYDVPNQDMVYFHRIGRTARAGAKGRAITLVSYSSVGDFRAIARQTKVQMTDLNKELGIEVKIPDTLKRETGHRGFVGSRRYTGRSRYGGGGGGRRYGSRSEGRSEHGERHSGGGKHYYGLRSRW from the coding sequence TTGAAAAAATTTGAAGAATTAGGAATTAAAAAATCCATACTCGATGGACTGAAGGATATGAATTTCCAGGAACCTTTTCCAATACAAGCAGCTGCAATACCAGTTCTTCTTTCAGGTCAGGATGTCATCGGGCAAGCACATACTGGAACAGGTAAGACTGCTGCATTTTCGTTACCTATTTTACAAAATATTGTTCCAAAAGGAGGAATACAAGCACTAATTTTAGCTCCAACAAGAGAACTTGCAGTTCAAATATCTGGTGAGATTAATAAATTTGCTAAATACACAGGAATAAGGAATGTTACCATTTACGGTGGTCAAAGCATTAATGTTCAATTCAATGATCTTGATAGAGGTGTAGAGATTGTTGTTGCAACTCCAGGTAGACTTATTGATCATTTGAAACGAGGTTCAATTGAACTTAATGATATAAAGTTTGTAATACTTGATGAGGCTGATACAATGCTTGACATGGGTTTCATTGATGACATTAAATTCATCTTAGATCTAGCTCCTGAACGTAAAATAACTGCACTCTTTTCTGCTACCATGCCAGCAGAAATACTCAGACTTGCAGAAAAATACATGAAACATCCACAACAGATCTTTATAGATGCTGATGATTTAAGCGGAGAGGGTATCGATCAAGCATTCTTAATCATCAAAGATCGCGAAAAAACTGATTATTTAATGAAATTTATAAAAGAAAACAAGACTGGTCAAACTATAGTATTCTGTTCTACAAAAGATAGAACAAGACGAGTTTCACACGAACTTACCAAGGCAAACTTTAACGTTGTAACAATCCAAGGAGATTTGTCACAATTTAGACGTGATAAATCAATGTTCATGTTCAAAAAAGGAAAAGCTGACATTCTAGTGGCTACTGATGTTGCTGCTAGAGGAATAGATGTACCAGAAGTTGCACTTGTAATAAATTATGATGTTCCAAATCAGGACATGGTTTACTTTCACAGAATTGGACGAACCGCACGAGCAGGCGCTAAAGGAAGGGCAATTACACTAGTATCTTATTCTTCAGTTGGAGATTTTAGAGCAATAGCTAGACAGACAAAAGTACAGATGACAGATCTTAACAAAGAACTAGGAATTGAAGTAAAAATCCCTGACACACTAAAAAGAGAAACTGGTCATAGAGGATTTGTTGGCAGTCGCAGATACACAGGAAGAAGTCGTTATGGTGGTGGAGGCGGAGGCCGAAGATATGGAAGTAGATCTGAAGGTAGATCTGAACATGGAGAAAGACATTCAGGCGGCGGTAAACACTATTATGGTTTACGAAGTAGATGGTAA